The DNA sequence CAGCCGGGATTCGCCGGATGATGATTCATATGCTTTGTCCAGAGCAGATAAGCCATCGGAGCCGCCCCCATGGGAAGGCCGGGATGACCGGAATTTGCTTTTTCTACGGCATCGATGGACAGGGTGCGAATTGTATTGATGGACAGCTGATCGATTTTTCTATTTAATTCGGTCTGCATTTTACCACTCCACCTTATGAATTATCTTCGTACCACGACAGGAGTTTATGTTTTCCTTATTTACTTTGATAGAACAAACGATAAAAGGGGTCATACATATTCCCTTTTATCGTTTGTTCCGACGTTTCTTCCAAAGGCGTGTGAATTATTTTTCTTTCAATTTTTCAATGAGATCGTCCAGTTTAGGATCGCCGATATAGTTCTCGATCGTAATGATTTCCTTATCTTCGAATGTCAGTCTCGCTCTATCCAGCAAATTTTTGTGAACAACGATAATATCTGAATCTGTCGGCACATCTTCAATTCTGAAGTGCTTCACTTCAATATCATTAATGTTTTCTTTTTTGAGTTTTTTCCTGAATGTTGTTGCTCCTAATGCGCTGCTTCCCGCACCGGCATCGCAGGCAAAAGAAATTTTATTGACTGTTTTTACGTCTTTTTCTTCAGAAGGGGCAAAAGCCTGTTTTCCTTCGGCCTTCATAGCTTTGGATTTTTTCATGGACTCCGTTAAGTTATCCTTTTCCTGATCTTCAGGTCCTTTTGTGAATTTCAATATCAAAGAAGTGACAACGAACGAGACAATTGTCGCGATGACAACACCTGATATGATACCTACGAAATTCCCGGGAGGGGTCAGTCCAAGATAAGCGAAGATAGAACCTGGACTTGGTCCGGCAACAAGGCCTGCATCAAAGAACTGGAATGTTGCGATACCGGACATTGCCCCTGCGATCATACCAAGGAGGGTCAATGGTCTCATCAGTACATACGGGAAGTACAGTTCATGGATACCGCCAAAGAAATGAATGATAATGGCACCAGGTGCAGTTCGTCGTGCTGTTTTGGTGCCAAAGAAAGTAAATGCCAGCAGGAGTCCCAAGCCAGGTCCAGGGTTCGATGCTACGGTGAAGTAAATGGATTGACCCAGATCCGCACTCTGCTGAAAGCCGAGTGGATAATAGATCCCCTGGTCAATCACGTTATTTAGGAACAATACTTTTGCCGGTTCATTTAATAATGACAAAAGTGGTAAATAACCTGTCTCTACCAATGCTTCAATCGCAACAGTCAAACCGTTGTTTGCGCTTTCAATAACCGGTCCGATGATTGTGTAGGAGAGAATCATCAGGAAGAAACCGATAATGCCGAGGGAGAAATTGTTTACAAGCATTTCAAACCCGGCACGTACTTTGTCTTCAATGAGCCGGTCAAATTGTTTGATAATCAAGCCGCCCAGCGGTCCGACGATCATTGCCCCAAGGAACATGGGGATATCGGCACCGATGATTAATCCCATCGCACCAATGGAACCCATAACCGCACCGCGTTGTCCGCCAACCAGCCGGCCGCCGGTATAAGCAAGAAGGAGGGGCAGGAGGTACGTGATCGTTGGGTCAACCATTGCTGCTAAATCTTCGTTCGGCATCCAGCCAGTCTCAATAAATAAAGCTGTCAGAATACCCCATGCAATAAATGCACCAATGTTCGGGATTACCATATTGGTCAAAAAGCCGCCCATAGCTTGAATCTTCGCACGTACTGAAGACTTTGGTGCATTGGTTTCTTCCATGCCAATTTGATCATTCATGGCATTTTCCACCTCTTTCTTTTAAATAGAATACAAAGACAACGTTTCGATTGCTTCGTTCCGGAAAACATCCATTTTTGAACTATTCAATGCTTTTGATCACCCTGATAATTTCATCCTTGCTTGATGCCTTCTCCAAACTGTTTTTAATATCATTATCTCCTAATATGGCGGCCAGATCTGCGATTAAATCCAGGTGTCCGTCACTGTCTGTAGCAGCCAGCGCGATGATAACGGTCACCGGCTTTTCCTCCGGGTACATAACGGGTTCTTCTAATTTCAGCAGTGATAGACCGTTCTGATTTACGCCTCCTTTGTTTTGAGCATGCGGCATCGCCACACCTGGTATAATGACGATATAAGAACCGAATTCATGAACGTTGCTAATCATATCCTGTACATAACTATCGTTGATTTTCCCTTGGTTTAATAAGGGTTCAGCAGCAGTACGGATGGATTCTTCCCATGACGAAACGGAATTCTTCAGCTGGATCGTTTCTTCTAAATATTCGCTTAACATGACTTTCAAGCCCCTTTCTTTATGACGGTAATACGGGAGACGTCTCGTTGTTTTTATGATCCTTTAAATCATGGTAATGATCGATAATGACTGCTTTCATACTGTGATCCTCGATCCTGGAAAATTGAATAATCGCTGCCTCAATCCCTTTTTCCCTAATGAAGTTCTGCAAAGTGACGGCTTCCTCATCTTCAGGGTTATCAAAGTGGTATCCCGCAGCAATGGCATAGGCCAAATGAGTGATCGGTAATCCGAGACTGTGCAGTTCTCGAGCCGGTTTGACCAAACGCTCGTCGTGACCCAGTTTTCGAATGGGAGCTCTTCCTACCCTGGATATATCATCACTGATATTTTTGTTTTTGAACCGCTTTAAGGTTTTATTGATATAGGCATCCATGTCTTCCCGCCTGACATCAAATTTTGTAATGAAGTACTGGGCTGTTTCATTCATCGTGCTTTTAATAAATTGTTCAATTTCGGGCTTATCCAAAGCGCTTTGAATGGTTGATTCATTAAAAAGGTTCGCAATATAGGCGGTGGCTGCATGAGCCATGTTCACAGAATAGAGCTTTCTTTCGATGAAGGGCTTCAGGTCATCAACGTAGGCTGCCCCTTGAATGGATGGCAGTTCATGATTTTTTATTTCCGTATGATTGATAACCCATTCGAAGATAGGTTCGACTAAAGCTGTTTCCTCCTCTTCTGCCTCTTTAGTAAGAGCCAGGCGGTCAACCGAAGCGTTTGGAAATCCGGTACATGCCAGAATATCCTGCATCTCTTTGAATGATACGAGCTTTCCGATTTCTGCTTTTAAGGTTGATGAAGCATTGATGGCATTTTCATTGGCAATGATATCGAGCTTCTTCTGATTCCACTTGAGCCGCTTCAACAGCCCTTTGGAAATAACATCGGCAATTCTGGGAAGATTGTCGATCCCGACAGAAGTTGTGATGATGTCTGCCTGTTCGATTTTGTCCATGACCTCTTTTTCCTGCGTTAAACTGTTCAATGCGGTAACGGGTGAAACCTCTTCAATGGTATGATGATCGTCGAGTATTTCAACATAATACCGGTTGCTGCGGTTGAAACGGTCAATGGCATGCTGATTCACATCAACAAAACATACTTCGTAACCGGTTTTGTTGAGCAGGTAACCGATAAAGCCTTTGCCAATATTTCCTGCCCCAAAATGTAGTGCCTGCATCGAATCTGCTCCTTTTCACTACCCTTATTAAATAGAGGGGATTTGATAGTCTTACAATACGACTGACTACTCCAGATTCGCGTGATGCTCCCATAAACTGTGCATATCAATGTCTTGTTCACGAACCAGCATGAGTGCCATTGAATCTCCCAAAAGCAGCAAAGTCTGTTCAAACAGACTTGTCATCGGTTGTACGGATGGTGTCTGATTCGGTAAGTTAAACTTCGTAGCGACGGGGATACGAACAAAATGATCGGAGTATTGCTTCATGGAACAATCCGGATTCGCTCCGATATGAGCCACTCTTGCATTAAACTGTTTGGCTTTTTTGGCAATAATTAATGGAAATGCCGATTCCCCGCTGCCAGAGCCGACGATCAATAGATCTTTATCGGTAATGGCGGGTTCTGTAATTTGACCGACCACATAAGTTTTAATCCCAAGGTGAGCGAGTCGTTTAGCCACTGATTGTAATGAAAGCAGTACCCTTCCAACCCCCACGAAAAATACTTTGTCCGCCTGCTTAATTTCAGCTAACAATTTCTCTACACTCTCATCATCGATTTGCTCCAGAGTATTGAAGATTTCTGCTCTGATCTCTTTTTGTACCTCACTGTAATTCATTATTTTAATGCCTCCCTTTTCGAAAGTCCCTCGGAAATTTTCTCTTCCATAATTATTTTATTTTCTCCCAGACTCCTTCCTTTAATGAACAAACTCGTGCTTCCTGCAACAAGGATATCGGCGCCTGCTCCCACTAGGTCCGGAATCGACTCCAAAGACACTCTGCCATCGACCTCAATTCTTGTATTTAGTCCTTTTTCCTCGATGAGCTTCTTCAGATCGCTGATTTTCTGAACGGCATAAGGTATTTGTTTTTCGTTTTTGTCGGTTGCAAAACCAGGATTGATCAGCATTAATAAAACAGTATCGCACTGGGGGAGGATGTACTCCAGAGATGTAAGGGGGGTGGAGGGCGTTAATGCAACGCCAACTTTTGCCCCGCTGTTACGGATTAAGTTCACGTAACGATCCACATGGATACTTGTTTCCAAATGAAATGATATTTGTTCAACGCCAATATTAATCATTTCCTGAATTAAAAATTCATTATCATTTCCCATGAGGTGGACATCGAAATCGATATTCGTTATTTTTCGCAGCTGCTTCACCGTGTCGATACCTAATGGCATGCTTGGACTGAATGAACCGTCGATGATGTCGATATGCAATGTATCGATACCTTCTTTTTCAATATCCCTCACACTTCTCTCTAAATTGAGTAAATCCGAACTCATAATCGATGGGGCGATCGTGACATTCGTTTTTTGCATGTTAATGCCTCCTTTTGCTTGTTTTAGAAAATAAATGTCGATTTGCGTCACTGCTTATGGATGCTGCATCAATGGGAGTCCTATAATGAAAAATATATTTAAAATGCGTACTTGTAGAATGTTTACAGAGTGCAGTATAGGTTCCACATAAGATGAAATATTCCACATATTAGAAATTTAATTAAGTGAAAATGAAAATTAACCCATTTTTTGCATATATTTATGCATGTTATTGCTTGTTTGTGCTGTTAAATAGATAATAAAACGTTTACAACAAAAAGTAAACACTTTTTTTGCTTTTTTTATGCTTTTTATTTGCTTGTTTGTGCGTGTTGTCTGATAATATTGCATGTTTTTACGTTTTTGCGGTACAATAAGAATGGAATAGTAAAATAAATACAAAGGGTGAAAGCTCGTGTTGAAACAGGAACGGCAGCAAAAAATATTAAAAATATTAAATGAAGAACAAAAAGTGATAGCCAGTGATCTTAGTCAGAGGCTCTCTGTTTCGGAGGATACGATCCGGAGGGATTTAAAAGAGCTCGATCGTAAAGAACTGATAAAGCGGGTGCACAGTGGGGCATTGAGGGTCGGTCCGCCTGTAGTGGACTTCTATACACGGCAGAATGTCAAAAGTGATATTAAAATGCGTTTAGCTAATAAAGCTATGGAATTAGTTAAAGATAATATGGTGCTGTTAATAGATGGGGGAACGACCAATTTAAATTTTGTTAATCAACTTCCGAGAACTTATAAGGGGACAGTCATTACAAACAGCCCGCCGATCGCCATGGATTTGTCGAATCACAATGATGTGGAAGTAATCATGATCGGGGGATCATTGTTTAAAGAATCCATGGTCAATCTGGGGATTGAAACGGTGGAATCATTGAATAACATGCGGGCAGATTTATATATCATGGGTATTCATAAAATTGATGCCAACATTGGCATTAGTCTGCCGAATCTTGCTGAAGCAGCAGTGAAACGAAAGATGGCTGCAGTATCAAATGAAGTATTAAGCATGGTAACGGCTGATAAATTAAACACATTCTCCAACCATATTGTTTCACCAGCGAACGTGCTGTCGTATTTAATTACAGAAGATCTTCAACCTGATATTCTGCAGTTATATAAGAGTCAACAGATAGCCGTCATGACTGTATAAATATTAAATCCGGATCAGAAAATAAAACCTTCCCCTTTTTCTTACGCCAATTGCAGACTGAAAAGGCCATCGCAGCTCCCGGAGGAAATGTACATAAAAAACTTATTTAATTTGGTTTTTTCCCAACGTCTATACAAATAAAGGTTACCCAACCGACGGGCCGATAAATGGCAGTACCAAGAAGGAAAAGACAAGCAGGGCACCTAATCAAGCAGCTGAAATGTATGGTGTGAAAGGTGGGGCCAGTTGACCCGCCGGCCGAAGCAGCAAGATTAACAGGGGAGGCCTGGCAAGAGCAGCTTGAAGATTGGAAAGCTAATATAGAATCTATTACTATCAATTAAGGGGCTGCCCCGTCGATATCATCGACGGGGCAGCCCCTTATAATGTGAAAAAGGAAAGAAGAATAATGGTGAAAAAAGCAAGAAAGCGGGAAGGGAGGGAATAAGATTTTTAAAAAGAGCGTTCTTGAGATGATTTAGCAGTCACAATTATAAAAGCAGGATATGGGTTAACGCCATTCCATTTCCTAAAAGCAACGCTGTATATGAAATAAAGAACGAGAGGTTGATTATCTATTATTCGCGGGTCGGGAATACAGAAGTCGTTGCGAAAGAAATACACCGGCTGACAAAAAGAAAGAACTAATTTTCGACGGCAATTGACAATACCCTGTATGCCCCGTACTATTTTATTCAGTTGGAATTTTCTGAATTCATTATTGAAAATTAGTTCACTTCAGAGAAATTCCACGAACTTTTGTTCCTTTATGAATAGGGCCAATAGAGGGACTCTGCTGGCAGGAGATTGAGAAATTCTGTCAGACATTATTTTTTTGAAAGGGTGTGCGAAACATGGGAACAAGTATATGGAGAAAAGCGGTGCTGGCTGTTCTGGCTGCCGCAGTTATGATCCCCGGATTGCCTGAAAGCGAAACGCTTGCCGCAGAGTCCCCGGTCGTCGTAAATGAAATCGCCTGGATGGGAACGACCGAAAGTTACACGAATGAGTGGATGGAGCTTTACAATCCAGGGACAGAAGCTGTATCGCTGGATGGATGGACGCTTGAATCGCAGGATGGAACGCCTGCTGTTGAACTGGAAGGGAGCATTGAAGCAGGAGGGTATTATCTGCTCGAGCGAACCGATGATGATTCCGTTCCGGAGAAAGAAGCCGATCTGATTTACACCGGGAATCTCGGCAATGACGGAGAATACATAGAACTGCGTTCAAGCACAGGGGAGCTTCAGGATGAAGTGGATGACTGGCACGCCGGAGATAATTCGTCGAAAGCTGCGATGGCTCGTGTGGATGCACAAAAGCCGGGGACTGATCGGGACAACTGGAAGGATGCAGAAGCGGAATATACCGGAGGGACGGGAACGCCTGGTAGTGAGAACACTGTAAGTCCGGCAGAAGATGCAGAGCAGGTCAACTGCACGGACACGACCGAAACAGTCAATCAGGTATCGGAGGAACTGGGCGCCATCAACGTCTATTTCAACAAGTGTGCAGATACGTCTTTTGCAGCGGATGAGAATGAAGCTAATTACAATGTAAATCTGGAAGAGCGGCTGATCAAACGGCTGAATGAAGCAGAGACGTCGATCGACCTGCAGGCATATGAAATCAATCTGCCGGGAATTATCGATACGCTTCAGTCGCGAGCTGCGGACGGGATTGATGTCCGGGTGGTTGCGGATGCCAAGGATGCAGAAGATCCTCATTATGAAGAACGTTATCAGACGATGCGGCTGCTGCTGGAGCAGCTCGTTCGCGGAGAAGATGGAGAAATTGGGACGGATGACGATGTTCACGTATTTTCCGAATCACCGATGTTTGCAGTAGAAGACAGTTCCCTCAGGTCAGAATATGACTTGCCGGCAGTCACTGATATAGGAGAAGTGACCGTTGATGTTGGTAATGGGGAAGAAACGGGGCGCATGTTTGTGGAAGGCGAAGCAAAAGCGGAAGATTCCTATTACAGTGTCGGAACCCAGATGCATAACAAATTTGCTGTCGTCGACGAGGAGTGGGTATTTACCGGCAGCTGGAATTTTACTGTTACCGGTTTATACGGTACGGAAGAAAATATGGAAAACGGTGTTCTGGAGGGAAACCAGCAGCATGTGGTGGAAATCCGCTGGCCGGAACTTGCTGAGGTATATACAACAGAATTTAATGAGATGTGGGGAGGTGCCGGTATGACGCCGGACCCAGAGGCGTCAAACTTTAACACACGCAAAGAGGACAATACCGTGCACCAGATTGATGTAGACGGTGTGGAAGTCCAGAGTTATTTTTCTCCCTCGGATAATGCGGTCGGGGAAATGACGCAGTATGTAAAGGAAGAGGCAGATCACAGTGCTCTGTTTACCATTTTTGCCTGGAGTGATCAGGCACTGGTGGATGAATTGAAGTACAAATGGGAAAACTCCTACGAGGATAATGTCGGAGAACAGACCGGGTTTGATGTTAAAGGAGTGTACGACTCCAGCTTCTGGAACCAGTGGTGGTCTGCAAGTATCGAAATGCGCGGTGAGGAAGCCTCACAGGAGAGCGAAAACAATCCAAATATCCGCTGGGCTAATGCTGCGCCGGTGTATAAAGACAACGAAAGCCGGAAGCTTCACAGCAAAACGATGGTGATTGATGCGGATACAGCGAGTGATCCAACAGTCATTATGGGAGCAACGAACTGGAGTAATAACGGGAACAGCGTGAATGACGAGAACATGCTCTTTATTCATGATGAAGCCATTGCGAATCAGTTTGTTCAGGAAATGAACGCCCGCTATATTGATGCAGGCGGAAGTATTCAATAGCGCTGTACG is a window from the Alkalicoccus halolimnae genome containing:
- the hxlB gene encoding 6-phospho-3-hexuloisomerase — encoded protein: MNYSEVQKEIRAEIFNTLEQIDDESVEKLLAEIKQADKVFFVGVGRVLLSLQSVAKRLAHLGIKTYVVGQITEPAITDKDLLIVGSGSGESAFPLIIAKKAKQFNARVAHIGANPDCSMKQYSDHFVRIPVATKFNLPNQTPSVQPMTSLFEQTLLLLGDSMALMLVREQDIDMHSLWEHHANLE
- a CDS encoding PTS sugar transporter subunit IIA, giving the protein MLSEYLEETIQLKNSVSSWEESIRTAAEPLLNQGKINDSYVQDMISNVHEFGSYIVIIPGVAMPHAQNKGGVNQNGLSLLKLEEPVMYPEEKPVTVIIALAATDSDGHLDLIADLAAILGDNDIKNSLEKASSKDEIIRVIKSIE
- a CDS encoding PTS mannitol transporter subunit IICB, producing MNDQIGMEETNAPKSSVRAKIQAMGGFLTNMVIPNIGAFIAWGILTALFIETGWMPNEDLAAMVDPTITYLLPLLLAYTGGRLVGGQRGAVMGSIGAMGLIIGADIPMFLGAMIVGPLGGLIIKQFDRLIEDKVRAGFEMLVNNFSLGIIGFFLMILSYTIIGPVIESANNGLTVAIEALVETGYLPLLSLLNEPAKVLFLNNVIDQGIYYPLGFQQSADLGQSIYFTVASNPGPGLGLLLAFTFFGTKTARRTAPGAIIIHFFGGIHELYFPYVLMRPLTLLGMIAGAMSGIATFQFFDAGLVAGPSPGSIFAYLGLTPPGNFVGIISGVVIATIVSFVVTSLILKFTKGPEDQEKDNLTESMKKSKAMKAEGKQAFAPSEEKDVKTVNKISFACDAGAGSSALGATTFRKKLKKENINDIEVKHFRIEDVPTDSDIIVVHKNLLDRARLTFEDKEIITIENYIGDPKLDDLIEKLKEK
- a CDS encoding mannitol-1-phosphate 5-dehydrogenase; protein product: MQALHFGAGNIGKGFIGYLLNKTGYEVCFVDVNQHAIDRFNRSNRYYVEILDDHHTIEEVSPVTALNSLTQEKEVMDKIEQADIITTSVGIDNLPRIADVISKGLLKRLKWNQKKLDIIANENAINASSTLKAEIGKLVSFKEMQDILACTGFPNASVDRLALTKEAEEEETALVEPIFEWVINHTEIKNHELPSIQGAAYVDDLKPFIERKLYSVNMAHAATAYIANLFNESTIQSALDKPEIEQFIKSTMNETAQYFITKFDVRREDMDAYINKTLKRFKNKNISDDISRVGRAPIRKLGHDERLVKPARELHSLGLPITHLAYAIAAGYHFDNPEDEEAVTLQNFIREKGIEAAIIQFSRIEDHSMKAVIIDHYHDLKDHKNNETSPVLPS
- a CDS encoding DeoR/GlpR family DNA-binding transcription regulator; protein product: MLKQERQQKILKILNEEQKVIASDLSQRLSVSEDTIRRDLKELDRKELIKRVHSGALRVGPPVVDFYTRQNVKSDIKMRLANKAMELVKDNMVLLIDGGTTNLNFVNQLPRTYKGTVITNSPPIAMDLSNHNDVEVIMIGGSLFKESMVNLGIETVESLNNMRADLYIMGIHKIDANIGISLPNLAEAAVKRKMAAVSNEVLSMVTADKLNTFSNHIVSPANVLSYLITEDLQPDILQLYKSQQIAVMTV
- a CDS encoding phospholipase D-like domain-containing protein, yielding MGTSIWRKAVLAVLAAAVMIPGLPESETLAAESPVVVNEIAWMGTTESYTNEWMELYNPGTEAVSLDGWTLESQDGTPAVELEGSIEAGGYYLLERTDDDSVPEKEADLIYTGNLGNDGEYIELRSSTGELQDEVDDWHAGDNSSKAAMARVDAQKPGTDRDNWKDAEAEYTGGTGTPGSENTVSPAEDAEQVNCTDTTETVNQVSEELGAINVYFNKCADTSFAADENEANYNVNLEERLIKRLNEAETSIDLQAYEINLPGIIDTLQSRAADGIDVRVVADAKDAEDPHYEERYQTMRLLLEQLVRGEDGEIGTDDDVHVFSESPMFAVEDSSLRSEYDLPAVTDIGEVTVDVGNGEETGRMFVEGEAKAEDSYYSVGTQMHNKFAVVDEEWVFTGSWNFTVTGLYGTEENMENGVLEGNQQHVVEIRWPELAEVYTTEFNEMWGGAGMTPDPEASNFNTRKEDNTVHQIDVDGVEVQSYFSPSDNAVGEMTQYVKEEADHSALFTIFAWSDQALVDELKYKWENSYEDNVGEQTGFDVKGVYDSSFWNQWWSASIEMRGEEASQESENNPNIRWANAAPVYKDNESRKLHSKTMVIDADTASDPTVIMGATNWSNNGNSVNDENMLFIHDEAIANQFVQEMNARYIDAGGSIQ
- a CDS encoding ribulose-phosphate 3-epimerase, translating into MQKTNVTIAPSIMSSDLLNLERSVRDIEKEGIDTLHIDIIDGSFSPSMPLGIDTVKQLRKITNIDFDVHLMGNDNEFLIQEMINIGVEQISFHLETSIHVDRYVNLIRNSGAKVGVALTPSTPLTSLEYILPQCDTVLLMLINPGFATDKNEKQIPYAVQKISDLKKLIEEKGLNTRIEVDGRVSLESIPDLVGAGADILVAGSTSLFIKGRSLGENKIIMEEKISEGLSKREALK